The DNA segment CCACAGCCAAGTCGTTATTGAAGACCTGAACGTCTCTGGGATGATGGCCAATCACAAACTAGCCAAAGTTATTGCAGATATGGGTTTTCATGAAGCCCGCCGTCAACTGGCATATAAATGTCGGATGTATGGCTCTGAGCTAATCGTTGCAGACCGTTGGTTGGCATCGTCTAAGACTTGTTCTAGTTGCGGACGCAAGAAAGAATCGCTGTCCCTATCAGAACGGACGTTCCACTGCGAACATTGTGGAACATCCATTGACAGAGACTTAAATGCTAGTAAGAACTTAGCGAATTTGGCGGTGAGACCCACCGTGTCAGCCTGTGAAGTAGTTGACGCCGACGTTGCTACTAGGAAGCAGGAAGAAACCTTAACGTCTGTGAACGTTTGTTAGTGTTTTAGAGTCGGATGAAATGTTATGAGCGCACGTATAGGATATTGGCTGGCAGTGGGGGTTTTTGGTGCTTTCGTGGGGATGGCTGGTCGTGCTGCCACCGCCAACAACGATACCGCAGTTGTCTCGCCAGAA comes from the Geitlerinema sp. PCC 9228 genome and includes:
- a CDS encoding RNA-guided endonuclease TnpB family protein, which produces HSQVVIEDLNVSGMMANHKLAKVIADMGFHEARRQLAYKCRMYGSELIVADRWLASSKTCSSCGRKKESLSLSERTFHCEHCGTSIDRDLNASKNLANLAVRPTVSACEVVDADVATRKQEETLTSVNVC